A region from the Prionailurus viverrinus isolate Anna chromosome E2, UM_Priviv_1.0, whole genome shotgun sequence genome encodes:
- the EDC4 gene encoding enhancer of mRNA-decapping protein 4 isoform X2, whose protein sequence is MASSCASIDIEDATQHLRDILKLDRPAGGPSAESQRPSNAYNGDLNGLLVPDPLCSGDGTSTNKSGIRAMPPINLQEKQVICLSGDDSSTCIGILAKEVEIVASSDSSISSKARGSNKVKIQPVAKYDWEQKYYYGNLIAVSNSFLAYAIRAANNGSAMVRVISVSTSERTLLKGFTGSVADLAFAHLNSSQLACLDEAGNLFVWRLALVNGKIQEEILVHIQQPEGTPLNHFRRIIWCPFIPEESEDCCEEGSPTVALLHEDRAEVWDLDMLRSNHSTWPVRVSQIKQGFIVVKGHSTCLSEGALSPDGTVLATASHDGFVKFWQIYIEGQDEPRCLHEWKPHDGRSLSCLLFCDNHKKQDPEVPFWRFLITGADQNRELKMWCTVSWTCLQTIRFSPDIFSSVSVPPSLKVCLDLSAEYLILSDVQRKVLYVMELLQNQEEGRACFSSISEFLLTHPVLSFGIQVVSRCRLRHTEVLPAEEENDSLGADGTHGAGAVESAAGVLIKLFCVHTKALQDVQIRFQPQLNPDVVAPLPTHTAHEDFAFGESRPELGSEGLGSATQGSQPDLRRIVELPAPADFLSLSSETKPKLMTPDAFMTPSTSLQQIAASPSNSNSSSSSSSSSSSSSLTAVSAMSSTSAVDPSLPSLPATRPPEELTLSPKLQLDGSLTMSSSSSLQASPRSLLPSLLPGPADKLTPKAPGQVPTAASALSLELQEVEPLGLPQASPSRTRSPDVISSASTALSQDIPEIASEALSRGFVSSAPEGLEPDSMASAASALHLLSPRPRPASELGSQLGLDGGPGDGDRHSTPSLLEAALTQEATAPDNQVWPTAPDITRETCSSLAESPRNGLQEKHKSLAFHRPPYHLLQQHDSQDASAEQSDHDDEVASLASAAGGFGTKVPTPRLPAKDWKTKGSPRASPKLKRKGKKDDGDSAVGSRLMEHQVAEPPEDWPALIWQQQRELAELRHTQEELLQRLCTQLEGLQSTVTGHVERALESRHEQDQRRLERALAEGQQRGGQLQEQLTQQLSQALSSAIAGRLERSIRDEIKKTVPPCVSRSLEPVAGQLSNSVATKLTAVEGSMKENISKLLKSKNLTDAIARAAADTLQGPMQAAYREAFQSVVLPAFEKSCQAMFQQINDSFRLGTQEYLQQLESHMKSRKAREQEAREPVLAQLRGLVSTLQGATEQMAATVSSSVRAEVQHQLHVAVGSLQESILAQVQRIVKGEVSVALKEQQAAVTSSIMQAMRSAAGTPVPAAHLDCQAQQAHILQLLQQGHLNQAFQQALTAADLNLVLYVCETVDPGQVFGQPPCPLSQPVLLSLIQQLASDLGTRTDLKLSYLEEAVMHLDHSDPITRDHMGSVMAQVRQKLFQFLQAEPHNSLGKVARRLSLMLHGLVTPSLP, encoded by the exons ATGGCCTCCTCCTGCGCGAGCATCGACATCGAGGACGCCACGCAGCACCTGCGGGACATCCTCAAGCTGGACCGGCCCGCGGGGG GTCCCAGTGCAGAGAGCCAGCGGCCATCTAATGCCTACAATGGAGATCTCAATGGGCTTCTGGTCCCAGACCCCCTCTGCTCAGGTGATGGTACTTCAACAAACAAGTCTGGTATCCGGGCCATGCCACCTATTAATCTTCAGGAAAAGCAGGTCAT CTGCCTCTCAGGAGATGACAGCTCTACGTGCATTGGGATTTTGGCCAAGGAGGTGGAGATTGTGGCCAGCAGTGACTCTAGCATCTCAAGCAAGGCACGGGGCAGCAACAAG GTGAAAATCCAGCCTGTGGCCAAGTATGACTGGGAGCAGAAATACTACTACGGCAACCTGATTGCTGTGTCCAACTCCTTCTTGGCCTATGCCATTCGGG CCGCCAACAATGGTTCAGCGATGGTGCGGGTGATCAGTGTAAGCACTTCGGAGCGGACCCTGCTCAAGGGCTTCACAGGCAGCGTGGCTGATCTGGCCTTTGCACACCTGAATTCCTCACAGCTGGCCTGCCTAGATGAGGCAGGCAACCTGTTTGTGTGGCGCTTGGCTCTAGTTAATGGCAAAATTCA AGAAGAGATCTTGGTCCACATCCAGCAGCCAGAGGGTACACCACTGAACCACTTCCGTAGGATCATCTGGTGCCCCTTCATCCCTGAGGAGAGTGAGGACTGCTGTGAGGAGGGCAGCCCAACGGTGGCCCTGTTGCATGAGGACCGG GCTGAGGTGTGGGACCTGGACATGCTCCGCTCCAACCACAGCACCTGGCCTGTGCGTGTCAGCCAGATCAAGCAAGGCTTCATCGTGGTCAAAGGCCATAGCACG TGTCTAAGTGAAGGGGCCCTCTCACCCGATGGGACTGTCCTGGCTACTGCAAGCCATGATGGCTTTGTCAAGTTCTGGCAGATCTACATTGAGGGGCAGGATGAACCAAG GTGTCTGCACGAATGGAAGCCTCATGATGGGAGGTCCCTTTCCTGCCTCCTGTTCTGTGACAACCATAAGAAACAGGAccctga AGTCCCTTTCTGGAGGTTCCTTATTACTGGCGCTGACCAGAATCGAGAGCTAAAGATGTGGTGCACAGTGTCCTGGACCTGTCTGCAGACAATTCG TTTCTCCCCAGATATCTTTAGCTCAGTGAGTGTGCCCCCCAGCCTCAAGGTTTGTCTGGACCTCTCAGCTGAATACCTTATTCTCAGCGATGTGCAACGGAAG GTCCTCTACGTGATGGAGCTGCTGCAGAACCAGGAGGAGGGCCGTGCCTGCTTCAGCTCCATCTCTGAGTTCCTGCTCACCCATCCTGTGCTGAGCTTTGGCATCCAGGTTGTGAGTCGCTGCCGGCTGCGGCACACTGAAGTGCTACCTGCTGAGGAAGAGAATGACAGCCTAGGGGCTG ATGGAACCCACGGAGCCGGTGCCGTGGAGTCTGCAGCTGGTGTGCTCATCAAACTCTTCTGTGTGCATACTAA GGCATTGCAAGACGTACAGATCCGCTTCCAGCCGCAGCTGAACCCTGATGTGGTGGCCCCGCTCCCCACCCACACTGCCCATGAGGACTTCG CATTTGGAGAGTCTCGGCCCGAACTGGGCTCTGAGGGCCTGGGGTCAGCTACCCAAGGCTCCCAGCCTGACCTCCGACGCATAGTGGAGCTACCTGCACCTGCTGACTTCCTCAGTCTGAGCAGTGAGACCAAGCCCAAGCTGATGACACCTGACGCCTTCATGACACCTAGCACCTCCCTGCAGCAG attGCTGCCTCCCCcagcaacagcaacagcagcagcagctccagctccagctccagctcctccTCTCTTACAGCTGTGTCTGCCATGAGCAGTACCTCAGCTGTggacccctccctgcccag CCTTCCTGCCACCAGGCCACCCGAGGAGCTGACCTTGAGCCCCAAGTTGCAGCTGGATGGCAGTTTGACaatgagcagcagcagcagcctgcAGGCAAGCCCGCGTAGCCTCTTGCCTAGCCTGCTCCCAGGTCCAGCTGACAAACTGACTCCCAAAGCACCTGGACAG GTGCCTACTGCTGCTTCTGCACTATCACTGGAGCTGCAGGAAGTGGAGCCCCTGGGGCTACCCCAGGCTTCCCCTAGCCGTACCCGCTCCCCTGATGTTATCTCCTCAGCTTCCACTGCCCTGTCGCAGGACATCCCTGAGATTGCATCTGAGGCCCTCTCCCGTGGTTTTGTCTCCTCTGCTCCTGAGGGTCTTGAACCAGATAGTATGGCCTCGGCTGCCTCAGCGCTACACCTGCTGTCCCCACGGCCCCGGCCAGCGTCTGAGCTTGGCTCTCAGCTTGGCCTGGATGGAGGCCCTGGGGATGGGGATCGGCATAGTACCCCTTCCCTTTTGGAGGCAGCCTTGACCCAGGAAGCCACAGCCCCTGACAATCAGGTCTGGCCTACGGCACCAGACATTACTCGTGAGACCTGCAGCAGCCTGGCAGAGAG TCCCAGGAATGGCCTCCAGGAGAAGCACAAGAGCTTGGCCTTCCATCGACCACCTTATCACCTCCTGCAGCAACATGATAGCCAGGATGCCAGTGCTGAGCAAAG TGACCATGATGATGAAGTGGCCAGCCTTGCCTCTGCTGCAGGGGGCTTTGGCACCAAAGTTCCCACTCCACGGCTGCCAGCCAAGGACTGGAAGACCAAGGGATCTCCTCGAGCCTCACCCAAGCTTAAGAGAAAGGGCAAGAAAGATGACGG GGATTCGGCCGTAGGATCCCGGCTCATGGAGCACCAG GTGGCAGAACCTCCTGAAGACTGGCCAGCACTAATTTGGCAACAGCAGAGAGAGCTGGCAGAGCTGCGGCACACCCAGGAAGAATTGCTGCAGCGTCTTTGCACCCAACTTGAAGGCTTGCAGAGCACAGTCACGGGCCACGTAGAACGCGCCCTCGAGTCACGGCATGAGCAAGACC AGCGGCGGCTGGAGCGGGCACTGGCTGAGGGGCAGCAGCGGGGTGGGCAGCTGCAGGAGCAGCTGACGCAACAGTTGTCCCAGGCACTGTCTTCAGCTATAGCTGGTCGGCTAGAGCGCAGCATACGGGATGAGATCAAGAAGACGGTGCCTCCAT GTGTCTCCAGGAGTTTGGAGCCAGTGGCAGGCCAACTGAGCAATTCAGTGGCCACCAAGCTCACAGCTGTGGAGGGTAGCATGAAAGAGAATATCTCCAAGCTACTAAAGTCCAAG aaCTTGACAGATGCCATTGCCCGAGCAGCTGCAGACACATTACAGGGGCCAATGCAGGCTGCCTACCGTGAAGCCTTCCAGAGCGTGGTACTGCCAGCCTTTGAGAAGAGCTGCCAGGCCATGTTCCAGCAGATCAATGATAGCTTCCGACTGGGCACGCAAGAAT ACTTGCAGCAGCTAGAGAGCCACATGAAGAGCCGGAAGGCACGAGAACAGGAAGCACGGGAGCCCGTGTTGGCCCAGCTGCGAGGCCTGGTCAGCACACTGCAGGGTGCCACTGAGCAGATGGCAGCCACTGTATCCAGCAGCGTTCGGGCTGAGGTGCAGCACCAGCTGCACGTGGCTGTGGGCAG CCTGCAGGAGTCAATTTTAGCACAGGTACAGCGCATCGTTAAAGGTGAGGTGAGTGTAGCACTTAAGGAGCAACAGGCCGCCGTCACATCTAGCATCATGCAGGCCATGCGTTCAGCAGCTGGCACACCTGTCCCCGCTGCCCACCTCGACTGCCAGGCCCAGCAAGCCCATATTCTACAGCTGCTGCAGCAGGGCCACCTCAATCAGGCCTTCCAGCAG GCCCTGACGGCTGCTGACCTGAACCTGGTGCTGTATGTGTGTGAAACTGTGGACCCAGGGCAGGTTTTTGGGCAGCCACCCTGCCCACTCTCCCAGCCTGTGCTCCTTTCCCTCATCCAGCAGCTAGCCTCTGACCTTGGTACTCGAACTGACCTCAAGCTCAG CTACCTGGAAGAGGCTGTGATGCACCTGGACCACAGTGACCCCATCACTCGGGACCACATGGGCTCCGTCATGGCCCAGGTGCGCCAGAAGCTCTTTCAGTTCCTGCAGGCTGAGCCGCACAACTCACTTGGCAAAGTGGCCCGGCGTCTCAGCCTCATGCTGCACGGCCTTGTAACCCCTAGCCTCCCTTAG
- the EDC4 gene encoding enhancer of mRNA-decapping protein 4 isoform X4 — MASSCASIDIEDATQHLRDILKLDRPAGGPSAESQRPSNAYNGDLNGLLVPDPLCSGDGTSTNKSGIRAMPPINLQEKQVICLSGDDSSTCIGILAKEVEIVASSDSSISSKARGSNKVKIQPVAKYDWEQKYYYGNLIAVSNSFLAYAIRAANNGSAMVRVISVSTSERTLLKGFTGSVADLAFAHLNSSQLACLDEAGNLFVWRLALVNGKIQEEILVHIQQPEGTPLNHFRRIIWCPFIPEESEDCCEEGSPTVALLHEDRAEVWDLDMLRSNHSTWPVRVSQIKQGFIVVKGHSTCLSEGALSPDGTVLATASHDGFVKFWQIYIEGQDEPRCLHEWKPHDGRSLSCLLFCDNHKKQDPEVPFWRFLITGADQNRELKMWCTVSWTCLQTIRFSPDIFSSVSVPPSLKVCLDLSAEYLILSDVQRKVLYVMELLQNQEEGRACFSSISEFLLTHPVLSFGIQVVSRCRLRHTEVLPAEEENDSLGADGTHGAGAVESAAGVLIKLFCVHTKALQDVQIRFQPQLNPDVVAPLPTHTAHEDFAFGESRPELGSEGLGSATQGSQPDLRRIVELPAPADFLSLSSETKPKLMTPDAFMTPSTSLQQIAASPSNSNSSSSSSSSSSSSSLTAVSAMSSTSAVDPSLPRPPEELTLSPKLQLDGSLTMSSSSSLQASPRSLLPSLLPGPADKLTPKAPGQVPTAASALSLELQEVEPLGLPQASPSRTRSPDVISSASTALSQDIPEIASEALSRGFVSSAPEGLEPDSMASAASALHLLSPRPRPASELGSQLGLDGGPGDGDRHSTPSLLEAALTQEATAPDNQVWPTAPDITRETCSSLAESPRNGLQEKHKSLAFHRPPYHLLQQHDSQDASAEQSDHDDEVASLASAAGGFGTKVPTPRLPAKDWKTKGSPRASPKLKRKGKKDDGDSAVGSRLMEHQVAEPPEDWPALIWQQQRELAELRHTQEELLQRLCTQLEGLQSTVTGHVERALESRHEQDQRRLERALAEGQQRGGQLQEQLTQQLSQALSSAIAGRLERSIRDEIKKTVPPCVSRSLEPVAGQLSNSVATKLTAVEGSMKENISKLLKSKNLTDAIARAAADTLQGPMQAAYREAFQSVVLPAFEKSCQAMFQQINDSFRLGTQEYLQQLESHMKSRKAREQEAREPVLAQLRGLVSTLQGATEQMAATVSSSVRAEVQHQLHVAVGSLQESILAQVQRIVKGEVSVALKEQQAAVTSSIMQAMRSAAGTPVPAAHLDCQAQQAHILQLLQQGHLNQAFQQALTAADLNLVLYVCETVDPGQVFGQPPCPLSQPVLLSLIQQLASDLGTRTDLKLSYLEEAVMHLDHSDPITRDHMGSVMAQVRQKLFQFLQAEPHNSLGKVARRLSLMLHGLVTPSLP, encoded by the exons ATGGCCTCCTCCTGCGCGAGCATCGACATCGAGGACGCCACGCAGCACCTGCGGGACATCCTCAAGCTGGACCGGCCCGCGGGGG GTCCCAGTGCAGAGAGCCAGCGGCCATCTAATGCCTACAATGGAGATCTCAATGGGCTTCTGGTCCCAGACCCCCTCTGCTCAGGTGATGGTACTTCAACAAACAAGTCTGGTATCCGGGCCATGCCACCTATTAATCTTCAGGAAAAGCAGGTCAT CTGCCTCTCAGGAGATGACAGCTCTACGTGCATTGGGATTTTGGCCAAGGAGGTGGAGATTGTGGCCAGCAGTGACTCTAGCATCTCAAGCAAGGCACGGGGCAGCAACAAG GTGAAAATCCAGCCTGTGGCCAAGTATGACTGGGAGCAGAAATACTACTACGGCAACCTGATTGCTGTGTCCAACTCCTTCTTGGCCTATGCCATTCGGG CCGCCAACAATGGTTCAGCGATGGTGCGGGTGATCAGTGTAAGCACTTCGGAGCGGACCCTGCTCAAGGGCTTCACAGGCAGCGTGGCTGATCTGGCCTTTGCACACCTGAATTCCTCACAGCTGGCCTGCCTAGATGAGGCAGGCAACCTGTTTGTGTGGCGCTTGGCTCTAGTTAATGGCAAAATTCA AGAAGAGATCTTGGTCCACATCCAGCAGCCAGAGGGTACACCACTGAACCACTTCCGTAGGATCATCTGGTGCCCCTTCATCCCTGAGGAGAGTGAGGACTGCTGTGAGGAGGGCAGCCCAACGGTGGCCCTGTTGCATGAGGACCGG GCTGAGGTGTGGGACCTGGACATGCTCCGCTCCAACCACAGCACCTGGCCTGTGCGTGTCAGCCAGATCAAGCAAGGCTTCATCGTGGTCAAAGGCCATAGCACG TGTCTAAGTGAAGGGGCCCTCTCACCCGATGGGACTGTCCTGGCTACTGCAAGCCATGATGGCTTTGTCAAGTTCTGGCAGATCTACATTGAGGGGCAGGATGAACCAAG GTGTCTGCACGAATGGAAGCCTCATGATGGGAGGTCCCTTTCCTGCCTCCTGTTCTGTGACAACCATAAGAAACAGGAccctga AGTCCCTTTCTGGAGGTTCCTTATTACTGGCGCTGACCAGAATCGAGAGCTAAAGATGTGGTGCACAGTGTCCTGGACCTGTCTGCAGACAATTCG TTTCTCCCCAGATATCTTTAGCTCAGTGAGTGTGCCCCCCAGCCTCAAGGTTTGTCTGGACCTCTCAGCTGAATACCTTATTCTCAGCGATGTGCAACGGAAG GTCCTCTACGTGATGGAGCTGCTGCAGAACCAGGAGGAGGGCCGTGCCTGCTTCAGCTCCATCTCTGAGTTCCTGCTCACCCATCCTGTGCTGAGCTTTGGCATCCAGGTTGTGAGTCGCTGCCGGCTGCGGCACACTGAAGTGCTACCTGCTGAGGAAGAGAATGACAGCCTAGGGGCTG ATGGAACCCACGGAGCCGGTGCCGTGGAGTCTGCAGCTGGTGTGCTCATCAAACTCTTCTGTGTGCATACTAA GGCATTGCAAGACGTACAGATCCGCTTCCAGCCGCAGCTGAACCCTGATGTGGTGGCCCCGCTCCCCACCCACACTGCCCATGAGGACTTCG CATTTGGAGAGTCTCGGCCCGAACTGGGCTCTGAGGGCCTGGGGTCAGCTACCCAAGGCTCCCAGCCTGACCTCCGACGCATAGTGGAGCTACCTGCACCTGCTGACTTCCTCAGTCTGAGCAGTGAGACCAAGCCCAAGCTGATGACACCTGACGCCTTCATGACACCTAGCACCTCCCTGCAGCAG attGCTGCCTCCCCcagcaacagcaacagcagcagcagctccagctccagctccagctcctccTCTCTTACAGCTGTGTCTGCCATGAGCAGTACCTCAGCTGTggacccctccctgcccag GCCACCCGAGGAGCTGACCTTGAGCCCCAAGTTGCAGCTGGATGGCAGTTTGACaatgagcagcagcagcagcctgcAGGCAAGCCCGCGTAGCCTCTTGCCTAGCCTGCTCCCAGGTCCAGCTGACAAACTGACTCCCAAAGCACCTGGACAG GTGCCTACTGCTGCTTCTGCACTATCACTGGAGCTGCAGGAAGTGGAGCCCCTGGGGCTACCCCAGGCTTCCCCTAGCCGTACCCGCTCCCCTGATGTTATCTCCTCAGCTTCCACTGCCCTGTCGCAGGACATCCCTGAGATTGCATCTGAGGCCCTCTCCCGTGGTTTTGTCTCCTCTGCTCCTGAGGGTCTTGAACCAGATAGTATGGCCTCGGCTGCCTCAGCGCTACACCTGCTGTCCCCACGGCCCCGGCCAGCGTCTGAGCTTGGCTCTCAGCTTGGCCTGGATGGAGGCCCTGGGGATGGGGATCGGCATAGTACCCCTTCCCTTTTGGAGGCAGCCTTGACCCAGGAAGCCACAGCCCCTGACAATCAGGTCTGGCCTACGGCACCAGACATTACTCGTGAGACCTGCAGCAGCCTGGCAGAGAG TCCCAGGAATGGCCTCCAGGAGAAGCACAAGAGCTTGGCCTTCCATCGACCACCTTATCACCTCCTGCAGCAACATGATAGCCAGGATGCCAGTGCTGAGCAAAG TGACCATGATGATGAAGTGGCCAGCCTTGCCTCTGCTGCAGGGGGCTTTGGCACCAAAGTTCCCACTCCACGGCTGCCAGCCAAGGACTGGAAGACCAAGGGATCTCCTCGAGCCTCACCCAAGCTTAAGAGAAAGGGCAAGAAAGATGACGG GGATTCGGCCGTAGGATCCCGGCTCATGGAGCACCAG GTGGCAGAACCTCCTGAAGACTGGCCAGCACTAATTTGGCAACAGCAGAGAGAGCTGGCAGAGCTGCGGCACACCCAGGAAGAATTGCTGCAGCGTCTTTGCACCCAACTTGAAGGCTTGCAGAGCACAGTCACGGGCCACGTAGAACGCGCCCTCGAGTCACGGCATGAGCAAGACC AGCGGCGGCTGGAGCGGGCACTGGCTGAGGGGCAGCAGCGGGGTGGGCAGCTGCAGGAGCAGCTGACGCAACAGTTGTCCCAGGCACTGTCTTCAGCTATAGCTGGTCGGCTAGAGCGCAGCATACGGGATGAGATCAAGAAGACGGTGCCTCCAT GTGTCTCCAGGAGTTTGGAGCCAGTGGCAGGCCAACTGAGCAATTCAGTGGCCACCAAGCTCACAGCTGTGGAGGGTAGCATGAAAGAGAATATCTCCAAGCTACTAAAGTCCAAG aaCTTGACAGATGCCATTGCCCGAGCAGCTGCAGACACATTACAGGGGCCAATGCAGGCTGCCTACCGTGAAGCCTTCCAGAGCGTGGTACTGCCAGCCTTTGAGAAGAGCTGCCAGGCCATGTTCCAGCAGATCAATGATAGCTTCCGACTGGGCACGCAAGAAT ACTTGCAGCAGCTAGAGAGCCACATGAAGAGCCGGAAGGCACGAGAACAGGAAGCACGGGAGCCCGTGTTGGCCCAGCTGCGAGGCCTGGTCAGCACACTGCAGGGTGCCACTGAGCAGATGGCAGCCACTGTATCCAGCAGCGTTCGGGCTGAGGTGCAGCACCAGCTGCACGTGGCTGTGGGCAG CCTGCAGGAGTCAATTTTAGCACAGGTACAGCGCATCGTTAAAGGTGAGGTGAGTGTAGCACTTAAGGAGCAACAGGCCGCCGTCACATCTAGCATCATGCAGGCCATGCGTTCAGCAGCTGGCACACCTGTCCCCGCTGCCCACCTCGACTGCCAGGCCCAGCAAGCCCATATTCTACAGCTGCTGCAGCAGGGCCACCTCAATCAGGCCTTCCAGCAG GCCCTGACGGCTGCTGACCTGAACCTGGTGCTGTATGTGTGTGAAACTGTGGACCCAGGGCAGGTTTTTGGGCAGCCACCCTGCCCACTCTCCCAGCCTGTGCTCCTTTCCCTCATCCAGCAGCTAGCCTCTGACCTTGGTACTCGAACTGACCTCAAGCTCAG CTACCTGGAAGAGGCTGTGATGCACCTGGACCACAGTGACCCCATCACTCGGGACCACATGGGCTCCGTCATGGCCCAGGTGCGCCAGAAGCTCTTTCAGTTCCTGCAGGCTGAGCCGCACAACTCACTTGGCAAAGTGGCCCGGCGTCTCAGCCTCATGCTGCACGGCCTTGTAACCCCTAGCCTCCCTTAG